The following is a genomic window from Ancylothrix sp. D3o.
AGTTAAACTTTTTATTCAAAAATCTCAGGAGTATAAATTTGATATAGCCATACTTTTTGCTGATCTCGTTCTAACCGCAACTTTCTCAAATATACTAATCCCCTGTTACCAATATCCACCCGGCCTTTCTTCCCAATTCTTTCTTCCCATTTATTTTGATGTTCTGCAATGCTTTTTCATCCAATAACAAATACGGTTTATCTTCTTGTTGGGCGTGTTTTTGCAGTTGTTCCAAACTCGCGGCAATTACTCGGCGGTTACTATAAAAATCCAAAGAAGGCCGGTTATATCCAAACGAAGTATAAATAATCTTCCCTGGCGGAGTTGATTTTTTAATAATTTCCGCCACCGGCTTAACGGGATAATTTTCTGCTAATTCCCAGACCCAATGATCACTGATCACAAACAAAGTCAACGACAAATAACAACCCCAAAACAAAACTAAAATAAACTGCGGATCTTGTTGGAAAATTAAAAACGCCACCGCCGTCATTGTCACAGCCACACAAGCCATCACTAACTGGATATCTGGTTCAATAACCGGCCCAAACCCAAAATAAACACATCCCGCCAAACCCACCACCGCCAACAACCCAAACACCCCCACCCACCAGCCAGAATAAATTTTTCCCTTCTGTAACTCTGATACGGGAAAAAACCTGCGATTGACAATCCGCCGGCCCCACATCTCAGCCAAACTCACCCCACAAACCAACGCCAACACCGGATAAACCGGCAACACATACCAAGGTAATTTTGTCTGCATCAACGAGATGACAGTTAAGTACACCCCACCCCAAACAAAAATTAACTTTGCCCAGCCCATCGTCCGATTTTCCCACAATAAGCGCAACCCCATCGGCACAAAAAATAACCAAGGCCAGCCATATTTTAAAAGTTCCAGCAGATAATACCAAACTGGGCCGGTGTTTCCCTCCACCTTTGTCACAATGCGGTTAAACGACTGATTTAATAAATGATTTTTGACAAAAACATCACCATAGTGGAGAATTTGCAACCCATACCAAGCGCAGGCCGGTAACGCCCCCAAAAACAACCCAAACCACAAATATTTTGAACGCAACAAACGCGGCGTATCCCAAAGAATAAAAATCCCTACAATTGTAGACAAAAGTATCGCTAAAATTCCTTTTGTTAAAGCTACTAAACCCAAACCCAAACCAACACCAAAGGCAAAACGTAAATCTCGACGGGAACGTAAAACACACCAAATTGTTAATAGCAAAAAACAATTAATTGCGCCATCCAACATCGCCAACCGGCCATGACGGAGAACCGGCAACAACGTAAGATAAACCAAAGCCGAAAAAATAGCCGGTGTCCGGCGGGGGAAAACCTCACGCGCCACCCCATATAAAAGCGGAACACATAACGCCGATAACATGGCGGGGACAAATCTTGCCGACCACTCACTCACCCCAGCAAAGTGATAAACCACAGCAATCAACGAATGAATTAAGGGAGGCTTATTCAAATAAATTTCGCCATTTTGAGTAGGAAAAAGCCAATTAGAAGAAAGAAAAATATCACGCGCCACCGAGGCAACAATCCCCTCATCCCAATCACGCAAAGGCAAATTATCAAGATCAACACTATATAAAAAAAACGCGCAACCGGTGAGGGCCAAAATCCAGAATTTTTCTAAACGCTTATCATCCCCTTGAGACTTTTCTAAATTAAACATATTTGTTATTTGTTATTAGGGATTTGTTTGGTGATAAAAGATAAAAAAAACAATTTATTACCTTAAAAGCCAAATTTTTATAGTAGTATCTTCACTAGCACTAATCAGAGTTTTGCCATCAGGAGTAATAGCCACTGCGTGAATAGTATCGACATGACCTTTGAGAGTATCCAATAATTGGCCTCCCTCCACATCCCAAAGTTTAACCGTACTGTCTAAACTACCGGCACCCGAAGCCAAAATTTTACCATCAGGGCTAAAAGCCAGCGAATTCACCACATCTGAATGCCCGAAAAAAGTCTGTTCTACCTTGCCGCTGTTTAAATTCCATAAATTAATACTGCCATCCCCACTGCCACTTGCAAGCATATTACCATCAGGGCTAAAAGCCACCGTTTGCACTCGTCGGGACTGGCTTTCCAGAATTTTCAGAGGAGAGCAAACTTGACCGGCATCACAAGAGGAGAGCACATC
Proteins encoded in this region:
- a CDS encoding glycosyltransferase family 39 protein, with the protein product MFNLEKSQGDDKRLEKFWILALTGCAFFLYSVDLDNLPLRDWDEGIVASVARDIFLSSNWLFPTQNGEIYLNKPPLIHSLIAVVYHFAGVSEWSARFVPAMLSALCVPLLYGVAREVFPRRTPAIFSALVYLTLLPVLRHGRLAMLDGAINCFLLLTIWCVLRSRRDLRFAFGVGLGLGLVALTKGILAILLSTIVGIFILWDTPRLLRSKYLWFGLFLGALPACAWYGLQILHYGDVFVKNHLLNQSFNRIVTKVEGNTGPVWYYLLELLKYGWPWLFFVPMGLRLLWENRTMGWAKLIFVWGGVYLTVISLMQTKLPWYVLPVYPVLALVCGVSLAEMWGRRIVNRRFFPVSELQKGKIYSGWWVGVFGLLAVVGLAGCVYFGFGPVIEPDIQLVMACVAVTMTAVAFLIFQQDPQFILVLFWGCYLSLTLFVISDHWVWELAENYPVKPVAEIIKKSTPPGKIIYTSFGYNRPSLDFYSNRRVIAASLEQLQKHAQQEDKPYLLLDEKALQNIKINGKKELGRKAGWILVTGD